DNA from Rhipicephalus microplus isolate Deutch F79 chromosome 5, USDA_Rmic, whole genome shotgun sequence:
gacgatctctcggagcgagcatcgggccaatggcgaggcgagctgaggcaacatggcggccacggccaatcaagggcctcgaaacgaccttcaaacatttgatttctgtgcgcttgtttttaaagggaggagccagctgaggcggaaaagttaaacacggagaaatgctctttccaatgagtccaagaagccggctcccggccccgcCATCGCAAAGCACCCtggtagaaaattcgttaatgcgggatcgctgtccaaaaacatttcgttgccATAAGATACatatacatgggcttctatgaacgttcgcGGGGGATAcggaaatatttcgttgccgcAAGGATTTCGTACTCGCGGGGTTTCGTTATAGCGGGTTTCGACTGTAATGCGGTATGAGAGTATAATAAAGGCACCTACTCTTCTCTCTCACACACATAGTGTACTAGTAGCATTAACGATGACTTGAACATGAGTGTCGAGGAGGCGAGGACTCGCAAAGCGGCAGTGTGTGCAACCATGAGCACCTATACAGAACATTGGTTACTTTAAGGTTACTGCGGTTACTAGGTTTATCGTGCATACTTCATTTTTCAACTGGATATGCCACAAGGCAGAGGCAAGCGTTCACACTAACTCCGTTCTCCTcccgtaataacacattcaaATATTTGTTTTTCCCCAGGACAATTACCGAATGCAATAATCTTAACGATGTTTTTTGCAGTCATCTTGGAATCTTTTTGCTATGCAGCTCCAGCAGTGAGTGTGTGAACTTTATTGAATGTGCTGGTGTCATTTATTTCAATCACTGCAGCACTAATCTTGAACGCAGCGCAGATTTGATTTTATTATATgcttttaaggggagatgcgggtcgaaaaatcgcgttttttgcgaaaatttccacttttgagatattgcttctaaaatcacttttgatcattcaactatcatttccccaaaggtcatagctgaattcaaacgagaaagtggtaaaaagtcgatctgcgctagtgaaggtagctgccgaagtcgcgaattcacgcatccgacggctatttttgaaaatccgccactcggcaacacgatgacgtccgccatcggggtttgttcggtggtgtagatcaaggctccttctagtgtacaggcgtccccctagtttcgtattttagtgaggaatttcacaaaacagtcgtttccaagtcggtttgcagccaagctgcagccgcttcgcgcatctctaccggtcacatggtacgctaccgaggccgccattggctacatctgatcggcctcgctcgctgagcgcttgcgacgatcggcacttgccgtgcgtttctacgtttttccgagttcaccatggataactcgaagaagcgagacttccgagcacgaaagtttgcaagcaagaacaagtaccaagggcgtcgacgtaaaccgaagcgcaaagcagcggtagaagaatgcgagccgcgggccactaggcctaatcaaggcagcggggatacggcggcttgcgggaactttgacgaaatcgacgccgcgatcaagttcatcagcgcatcagaaaaaaagattgaacagttcgaaagcgaaagaacgaagagtgtttgtggctctgtgagcggagtattttgtgacatcggcgcactgacatcgatggtaagccgtgctgtttgtccaacatgccacaccgctggactcgtcgttcgcgacaccgcaagtaaacgtaagggcctctcttcgttcctcgagctgcactgtgataacagtgagtgtcctgagtcagtggtttctgccgcgcatagttcgcggcgtgttttgccggaaagacagcccaccgatgccggtgatgactggagctaccgaagcggcagctcgcgtgacagcttcgctgtcaatgtgaaggtagttgtggctgcgcgtgcaataggcattgggcatgaacagctgtcgcgtttttgcgctattcttggactgccaatacctatgcatcataagacttttattgcaattggcaaaaaagttcatgctgcagctaccaaagctgtgcaagaaaacctggcgaaagcgcggatgataactaaagagaaagtggatggggctgatgttgctgtcatgtatgatggcacatggcaaaaaagagggcacaagagccacaatggcatcggcactgctgtgtctgtggacactggtttgtgcctagattttgaagtgctatcgaattactgccttgcctgtagccggcaccaggacttgggtgatgaggaagaaatatggcaagcattccacacacctgtctgcgaaaaaaatacagagtgctcctctcatgccatggagactgaggcagctttgcgcatatggggcaggacatcctcatacacaacaccattgcgcttcaccaagttcctcagtgatggggacagcaaagcttataccgctgtcgctgaggccaaggtatatggtgaagctgttgtggacaaggaggagtgcacaaaccatgtggccaagcgtctaggcactgcacttcggaaactgccaacaagacttccacgaggggaaaagctgacagatggcacaattcagaagctgcagaactattaccgtattgcaatcacaaacaacagaggtgatattctgaaaatgcatcgtgccatctgggcctcatatttccattcatcatcgagcaacacagcaggcagccaccgatactgtccagaaggggcgacttcctggtgcaagcataggcgagctaaagcgcttggggaggccccacccgaccacacaccaatcttgaccaaggctcaaggattggctgtgcttcccatttacaagcggctcacagatgaaaagttgctggtgcgttgtatccaagggaagacccaaaacgctgcagaatctttgaacagcaaaatctggttgttgtgtccgaagactaagtttgcctcccggacaacagtggaaactgcagctgctatggccgtgttgtggttcaataaaggacattcaagctttgaacacgtgctagaggagcttggtgtagtcccaccagatcaactgatcaccctgggccaatcccgcgaccagaggagaatcgaaagaatgtctgcgtgtgaaacagccgaggcaagggcccatcggcggaacgtggcaaagaaagcgcgccttgatgactcccttctcaagcggcgagaaggatccacatatggagcaggacaattttaggtgctctagctgtgtcccttctatgatatcaccaagttttgtgcaaatcgcactgtgtaatcatgagtaaacatatttacaactttcaaatgcatttttctcgatttccattttgaggtaattctctcatcttgtgcacaatcttttttaggcataaaatagtcctatcttgatgaaattttgcacagagcttaatcagccactctagaatacaagtatctactttaggttgcattatacatcacagattttttgttacacaacttgatacactgatagagagatgtaaaatatgcatttagtacttttaatttttttttttaatgtagcaaataaattttctgtttgaggtacttttctgtattgtactgctcaagtgcagcagaatgagccattttgcaattctgtgtgaaaatttttagtaagctttattatgtgcacaaaaaacactatattttgatatcaaagttgtagtaactccggaactactatagctatcaaacaaataattgcagttatgaaatcagcactgtgggggtgctgacacccccccctgtaaagttgtctgcgccgcgtggcgcacgtgtctcgccccagggcgttatttcggtggtgaccaccaccgggcgataggtggcgttgtgttcgctctgagtaccactgttggtagagtggcagcgccggtggtggcccctggcggaaggcgggccttggtggtgggcgagcgttgagcgagcctcttctgcgcgtggcggctgccgcgaacggttgtctgtagcgcgggtccccggtgctcggcaccgcgggcttcgcgccggggtcccacgtgtaaagtcaagcgttggcgacgccaccttgggtatgtgttagtgtgttgtgtgtgttagtgtgtgtttatcatgttattgtgtgtttagtgtgtcactgcgttatgttgtatgtatggtagcgtgttaatagaaattgttgtatcattcggcggacgatatcgtcgtctaaattagttaataaatgtatgtatgtatgtgggtgcgttgtaccgaccgtgtccactgtgtccgttcactccaagagcgtggcgtggcggtgcgcgcgttcgcctcgccgagaccccacactggcgcccaacgtggggctcttggagtgTCGGACGACAGTTCttgcggttcggtacagggattttgttagagccggagtagagtaggcctaggggggacttctttgctagcgtcggtggtatgctttgttgagaagcgaggagattggttttgtaacgtgtttcaatttgtcggcaagttgactttctatttatttttttttgctcgcaagtgttgttatttttttttgttagttttcaaaaacgttgttgaattaggacgagagccatgcggtccgcatcctggggtgagcaaggcctagagcacgtggtttgtaggccaggcccgaagcgagtgagtacggaagcctcgtgggtggtccgattttctgtaaatagcttcttctatctctttgggctcaggaagccgggcgtcgttgctgacttgtattgcggctcgacgccggggcgtcgtgacaccgcccggggcggtggatgCCGATCGCttggtaagctgctgtgtgcggcgagcgatagggccacctcacagagtggacgtctcctcgcggctgcctcttctgcgcctaggctgggtgctgggtagatgccggttgttgccgagcgactcattaggcctaagactctgcgcagccgcctgtcgcacgtggcacaactaggtggatcgtagcgttgaggtgttgcgctctgcttccctcactttttttttcttgtgagcacgagttaggaaaagtgatttttgtttattttgatgggcgtctcggccgccaccaaTGTATTAGCCAGCAGTACTGAccaccgtaccacgtggccgaaaagcctgaagctccctcTCCTAGGCcgcgctcctttgtttctttcgagttttgttttttgttgatgtattcagcgggagggatgtcatccacggccagCTGTCCTGCATATCGTCAGCGtcgttggccaggaatgcggtcgtgaggtcgggcgatggagatgcctaggacctgcgcaactgcctgcagtccggcgccctcgcgagtgctggtcgcaactggaagacgtgtcggcgctagcgacggatcgtcgcgccgacggcaacgttgctgttgcggggccggtactgaggtgaagcctagccggacagtgcagcagtgtcgaccggcggcggtgtcgtggtgcaaggacattatggttgtgcgatatcattttttgttaaagcttgtgtagctaatttctgatttcgggatatggtttgatttaaggttgggggaatgtgggggtgctgacacccccccctgtaaagttgtctgcgccgcgtggcgcacgtgtctcgccccagggcgttatttcggtggtgaccaccaccgggcgataggtggcgttgtgttcgctctgagtaccactgttggtagagtggcagcgccggtggtggcccctggcggaaggcgggccttggtggtgggcgagcgttgagcgagcctcttctgcgcgtggcggctgccgcgaacggttgtctgtagcgcgggtccccggtgctcggcaccgcgggcttcgcgccggggtcccacgtgtaaagtcaagcgttggcgacgccaccttgggtatgtgttagtgtgttgtgtgtgttagtgtgtgtttatcatgttattgtgtgtttagtgtgtcactgcgttatgttgtatgtatggtagcgtgttaatagaaattgttgtatcattcgacggacgatatcgtcgtctaaattagttaataaatgtatgtatgtatgtgggtgcgttgtaccgaccgtgtccactgtgtccgttcactccaagagcgtggcgtggcggtgcgcgcgttcgcctcgccgagaccccacagcactgcaagctttactaacacctaaaatttcaaggagctgggttatgaaataaaaaaaaacctttttcgagtagcatctccccttaagcctGTTTATTACAAATCATagtattttttttctatctccTGAAAATGTGTACATGGTTtagccattttatttttattgtttgctAATTTGTAAACTTATCAAATGTATATTCACTCTGCTAAAACTTTATTTGAGGGTTGCAGTATTcattaaaaaaacacacacacacacactttaagTCGACCCATGGCTGCTTCGCATACCACTAAGGGTTCCTTTTAGAGGAAGATGTGCACAATTTTTGTCTGGCTCAAGCCACACACGTGTCCAGACATGCCAGTACAATGTATCTTCCTCGAATCACGCTAGCACATGTCACAATGCTTGGCCAATCATGTTTGGCCACCAGTGACAGCCCCCTTTCTCGTTTGCTTGCTTTTGCCCAGCGCTCGTGCACTGTAGTAGATGCTCTCAGGCGTGCACTAGGTAGACATACGGCTCTAACAGGCAGCTTCTCATTCATGCACTCAGCTACTGCCCCTTGTGCCATAGCTGTAGCGGTGGCAGCAAGCATACACTCGATCAGTCTTGCGGAGTTTCCCTGTCGACCCACAAGCCCATGactgtcgcactgtgctgcatcttgggttaataaagcCTTGTTTGTTGATGACCTGCCTTATGTGCCTTCTTTGCACTGTATTGGAGAGTCGACGAACCCGGCCGTAGCATCATTGTGTGCGACGGCAGTAGAAAACCCATTTCCAGTAGCTTCGTAGGGTAAGCTTCTTtagcaaacctatctccacaactTGTGGAGTGGTAGTTGTTTGTAAGAAATTCAATTTTTGGTGTAAGGCCTTTATCCAAATAAAAGTTTGCAAATATAATTGCAAACATAATAAATGTTTGCAATCCGAAATAAAAAACAATCATTTCTAAGCCTTTTGCAGTACCACAATAAAGCTCCCCTGGTTGGGAAGTTGCCACAAAGACATTTACAACATCTACGAAGAATATAGAGGACTTCTTGGCAGAGGACAGTGCAGACACACATGGCAAGAAAGAGTGACAGGAGTTGTCCCGTGTATCTGCACTGTTCCCTACTACGAAGCCAAGCCAACAGGCTCTCGTTTATACCCTTTTATAGAGCTGACCTTTGAGGATACGGCCCAGCTCGTAGACTGAGGTGAGCAGCACGTGGAACTGTCGACGCCGATGTTCCAGACGAGAGTCCAGGGCCTGTTGTGACTGCTGCAGGGAGCGGATCTGCTTCTCCAGGCACTCCAGCTGAGACAGCATGCCTCGCCTGTCTGGCTGCGTTGCTATCACTTTGGCCAAGGCATCATACTCTGCACATTAAACAACACCAAGTTCATGAGCTCGTGCAGTCCATCAAATAGAGCAGGACTCGAGAATGAATACAGTCACACAGAAATTTGAGCTAGCCCGTACCGATTCATAGTCAAAGAAAGTAGGCATGCAAATACGAACACAACAGAAGTGATCAAGACAACACACAGACACTACTAGTGTTTAAAGTTGTGTCCAGACTGTAGAAACTTTGTGATGCACTGATAAAGAGAAAGCGCCAAACTGTCATTTATTTAGCATTGCTAAGTGGCCATTCCATAACTATGACACAAATAAATGTCATGATACAGCAAACTTTCATTAAAAAGAACCTGGAGGAACCAGGAAAATATGCTCCATTCAACAAGACTTTCGTTTCCCGAAAAATGAACAGGGGGGCACAAGTACAAAACCAATCATATTAAGAGAAGTTTTTCATTTAGGCAGCAGTTTCCTTGAAGATATTTCCGTTAACCGAGTTTACTGAGGCTGACATGAGCACTCACAACAGCTGCATTAAATGATCTTAGTGCATGGCACGTACAGCCTCGCAACGCCAAATAGTTGTGTACATAGTGAGAGGTATACATACGAGCAGTTAAGGTTATGCTGACTCAATAGAACAAActtccctttgatgatgtgcacGCATGACCATGCAAACACAACGTGGCTAGCAGCCATCCACACCAACGTTTATAGATAATTTTTCAGTGTCAGAACTCTCTGCTTCGCCTTCTGGGAGCAGGTGGCCGGCTGCAGTTCCCGCCACCGCGGTGCCGCAGGCCAACTTTGCGCCAAGAAAACGAGGATCGTCTGCTACAGCTAGGCGCCGTGCA
Protein-coding regions in this window:
- the LOC142818036 gene encoding uncharacterized protein LOC142818036, which encodes MDNSKKRDFRARKFASKNKYQGRRRKPKRKAAVEECEPRATRPNQGSGDTAACGNFDEIDAAIKFISASEKKIEQFESERTKSVCGSVSGVFCDIGALTSMVSRAVCPTCHTAGLVVRDTASKRKGLSSFLELHCDNSECPESVVSAAHSSRRVLPERQPTDAGDDWSYRSGSSRDSFAVNVKVVVAARAIGIGHEQLSRFCAILGLPIPMHHKTFIAIGKKVHAAATKAVQENLAKARMITKEKVDGADVAVMYDGTWQKRGHKSHNGIGTAVSVDTGLCLDFEVLSNYCLACSRHQDLGDEEEIWQAFHTPVCEKNTECSSHAMETEAALRIWGRTSSYTTPLRFTKFLSDGDSKAYTAVAEAKVYGEAVVDKEECTNHVAKRLGTALRKLPTRLPRGEKLTDGTIQKLQNYYRIAITNNRGDILKMHRAIWASYFHSSSSNTAGSHRYCPEGATSWCKHRRAKALGEAPPDHTPILTKAQGLAVLPIYKRLTDEKLLVRCIQGKTQNAAESLNSKIWLLCPKTKFASRTTVETAAAMAVLWFNKGHSSFEHVLEELGVVPPDQLITLGQSRDQRRIERMSACETAEARAHRRNVAKKARLDDSLLKRREGSTYGAGQF